The Mytilus trossulus isolate FHL-02 chromosome 3, PNRI_Mtr1.1.1.hap1, whole genome shotgun sequence genome contains a region encoding:
- the LOC134711921 gene encoding sprouty-related, EVH1 domain-containing protein 2-like isoform X2 — MTEDNKQNEDFLVQVQAQVMTRDDSSGGWVPMGGGGLSNVGLRRLSRPSNNGEETPLTEYLIYGERIVDKSVVLDCVLKRDMKYFRPNPKFHHWITDDKRFGLTFQRSDDAKAFNKGIKIAVADLTDGNSNLSNLDGDEEVFAILDLPIPRRDSSSQSASTTSTTTSSPTPQSPSSLVSGMPDPFTYTHSHANHHHLHRVHYITSPHRSSARSPPSDSSKSDNLEKDEIYIKSDEPTSVGSKSDQGLLENDNVETKEYSYVIIAKKDQHEYSYPTLESVQKPVSKREAMHKCQTSLPHQHPPLPKKKQKDKHRTHLLQNQKSRCKYCRELFSHDDNARGSCEDAPDGVEKCIEYVTCVWCAKGIIYHCMADPDGDYGHPCVCDTSDRTNCKKWTALTILSLFLPCLWCYWPCMACHKCGVSCGCCGGRHKAS, encoded by the exons ATGACCGAAGATAATAAACAGAA tGAGGACTTCCTTGTGCAAGTGCAAGCACAAGTGATGACGAGGGATGATTCTAGTGGTGGCTGGGTACCAATGGGAGGTGGTGGACTTTCAAATGTAGGATTAAGACGTTTGTCTCGTCCTAGCAACAATGGAGAGGAAACACCACTAActgaatatttgatatatggAGAAAGAATAGTAGATAAATCT GTTGTGTTAGATTGTGTACTTAAAAGAGACATGAAATACTTTAGACCAAATCCCAAATTTCACCATTGGATTACAGATGATAAACGATTTGGATTAACATTTCAAAGATCAGATGATGCCAAAGCCTTCAACAAAGGCATAAAAATTGCTGTTGCAGATTTAACAGACG gcaATTCTAATCTGTCCAATCTAGATGGTGACGAAGAAGTGTTTGCT ATTTTAGATCTTCCCATCCCTAGACGAGACTCATCATCACAATCAGCCAGTACAACTTCAACAACTACCAGTAGTCCTACGCCACAGTCACCCTCATCTCTCGTGTCAGGAATGCCTGATCCatttacatatacacattcacATGCTAATCATCATCATCTGCACAGAGTGCATTATATCACTTCACCACATCGTTCATCAGCTAGATCGCCACCTAGTGACAGTTCTAAATCAGACAATTTAGAAAAggatgaaatatatattaaatcagATGAACCAACTTCTGTGGGATCTAAGTCAGATCAAGGATTGTTAGAAAACGATAATGTTGAGACAAAAGAATATTCGTATGTAATTATTGCCAAAAAAGATCAACATGAATATAGTTATCCCACTTTAGAATCTGTGCAAAAACCTGTTTCTAAGAGAGAAGCAATGCACAAGTGTCAGACTTCTTTACCGCATCAACATCCACCATTGCCGAAGAAAAagcaaaaagacaaacatcGTACACATTTGTTACAGAATCAGAAATCTCGGTGCAAATATTGCCGGGAACTGTTTTCACATGACGATAATGCTCGTGGAAGTTGTGAAGATGCTCCAGATGGAGTAGAAAAGTGCATTGAATATGTGACTTGTGTATGGTGTGCTAAAGGGATAATTTACCATTGTATGGCAGATCCCGATGGTGATTATGGACACCCATGTGTATGTGATACAAGTGATAGGACAAATTGTAAAAAGTGGACTGCTTTAACTATTCTTTCACTTTTTTTGCCGTGCTTATGGTGCTACTGGCCATGTATGGCATGCCACAAATGTGGTGTGTCATGTGGCTGCTGTGGAGGTCGGCACAAAGCCTCGTAG
- the LOC134711921 gene encoding sprouty-related, EVH1 domain-containing protein 2-like isoform X1, translating into MTEDNKQNEDFLVQVQAQVMTRDDSSGGWVPMGGGGLSNVGLRRLSRPSNNGEETPLTEYLIYGERIVDKSVVLDCVLKRDMKYFRPNPKFHHWITDDKRFGLTFQRSDDAKAFNKGIKIAVADLTDGNSNLSNLDGDEEVFAVSRILDLPIPRRDSSSQSASTTSTTTSSPTPQSPSSLVSGMPDPFTYTHSHANHHHLHRVHYITSPHRSSARSPPSDSSKSDNLEKDEIYIKSDEPTSVGSKSDQGLLENDNVETKEYSYVIIAKKDQHEYSYPTLESVQKPVSKREAMHKCQTSLPHQHPPLPKKKQKDKHRTHLLQNQKSRCKYCRELFSHDDNARGSCEDAPDGVEKCIEYVTCVWCAKGIIYHCMADPDGDYGHPCVCDTSDRTNCKKWTALTILSLFLPCLWCYWPCMACHKCGVSCGCCGGRHKAS; encoded by the exons ATGACCGAAGATAATAAACAGAA tGAGGACTTCCTTGTGCAAGTGCAAGCACAAGTGATGACGAGGGATGATTCTAGTGGTGGCTGGGTACCAATGGGAGGTGGTGGACTTTCAAATGTAGGATTAAGACGTTTGTCTCGTCCTAGCAACAATGGAGAGGAAACACCACTAActgaatatttgatatatggAGAAAGAATAGTAGATAAATCT GTTGTGTTAGATTGTGTACTTAAAAGAGACATGAAATACTTTAGACCAAATCCCAAATTTCACCATTGGATTACAGATGATAAACGATTTGGATTAACATTTCAAAGATCAGATGATGCCAAAGCCTTCAACAAAGGCATAAAAATTGCTGTTGCAGATTTAACAGACG gcaATTCTAATCTGTCCAATCTAGATGGTGACGAAGAAGTGTTTGCTGTAAGTAGG ATTTTAGATCTTCCCATCCCTAGACGAGACTCATCATCACAATCAGCCAGTACAACTTCAACAACTACCAGTAGTCCTACGCCACAGTCACCCTCATCTCTCGTGTCAGGAATGCCTGATCCatttacatatacacattcacATGCTAATCATCATCATCTGCACAGAGTGCATTATATCACTTCACCACATCGTTCATCAGCTAGATCGCCACCTAGTGACAGTTCTAAATCAGACAATTTAGAAAAggatgaaatatatattaaatcagATGAACCAACTTCTGTGGGATCTAAGTCAGATCAAGGATTGTTAGAAAACGATAATGTTGAGACAAAAGAATATTCGTATGTAATTATTGCCAAAAAAGATCAACATGAATATAGTTATCCCACTTTAGAATCTGTGCAAAAACCTGTTTCTAAGAGAGAAGCAATGCACAAGTGTCAGACTTCTTTACCGCATCAACATCCACCATTGCCGAAGAAAAagcaaaaagacaaacatcGTACACATTTGTTACAGAATCAGAAATCTCGGTGCAAATATTGCCGGGAACTGTTTTCACATGACGATAATGCTCGTGGAAGTTGTGAAGATGCTCCAGATGGAGTAGAAAAGTGCATTGAATATGTGACTTGTGTATGGTGTGCTAAAGGGATAATTTACCATTGTATGGCAGATCCCGATGGTGATTATGGACACCCATGTGTATGTGATACAAGTGATAGGACAAATTGTAAAAAGTGGACTGCTTTAACTATTCTTTCACTTTTTTTGCCGTGCTTATGGTGCTACTGGCCATGTATGGCATGCCACAAATGTGGTGTGTCATGTGGCTGCTGTGGAGGTCGGCACAAAGCCTCGTAG
- the LOC134711920 gene encoding uncharacterized protein LOC134711920: MAFSSSIRKGQTAMVCSSCKIDQKLKWKCSECGLLCSRCKETVHPILKSTYGHLIIDIKDVGKINEVQAEEINFSNLICQEHVGLNCSIFCTLCGVPICNDCRAKSHETHNLVKVSEGYEMVLKDLQDVKNTIVQESNRLGVIEATLHESRFIEKATYTRMKKEIESQEISIINAAKKQKQKLLIELDDNWDKVSRSLDNGNAHVQENLKTLLQQKGHVNHLLQSKNTTEVFAASKHILKPKSTLQIESFTYKHVPNFSRGEIENTKALFGSLEKVNERPGLFLPVLKQFQTDHEIKRIIVSSDNAIWTSNLQTIFKTKISHGSLKTLSKLHVKNTSIALTGSEDLLFDGKYNLRRVSNGTEEIKETLLNVHPHTVTAFHVSHANDILIAASGNTEAYSNDGKRLLISMDQNGNQKKVYQCDRNFRPLFTCIISISTNRENNIGIVDNTSEDNRGRVMVIQENGELRNVYTGHKNDTPFKPYTIEVTFSGNFVVLDLVNQNLHILNQEGRFITFCDMEDLNVGFIGAFCIRDSLLYIGCKARKKDIIHTVDISGW; the protein is encoded by the coding sequence ATGGCGTTTTCGTCGTCTATCAGAAAAGGTCAGACAGCAATGGTTTGTTCATCGTGTAAAATTGACCAGAAACTTAAGTGGAAATGCTCGGAGTGTGGATTACTATGTTCAAGATGCAAGGAAACAGTTCACCCAATATTGAAATCTACTTACGGCCATCTTATCATTGACATTAAGGACGTCGGGAAAATAAATGAAGTTCAAGCAGAagaaataaatttttcaaacttgaTATGTCAAGAACACGTAGGTCTGAACTGTTCTATCTTCTGTACACTTTGTGGTGTGCCAATCTGTAACGACTGCCGTGCTAAAAGTCATGAAACGCATAATCTAGTAAAAGTAAGTGAAGGTTATGAAATGGTTTTAAAGGACTTACAGGATGTTAAAAACACAATTGTTCAAGAATCCAACCGTCTCGGGGTCATTGAAGCAACACTGCACGAATCAAGATTTATTGAAAAGGCGACGTATACAcgaatgaaaaaagaaattgaaagcCAAGAGATTTCTATCATAAATGCTGCaaagaaacagaaacaaaagCTTTTAATTGAACTTGATGATAATTGGGATAAAGTTTCTCGGTCACTTGATAATGGAAATGCACATGTTCAGGAAAACTTGAAAACGTTATTGCAACAGAAAGGTCACGTTAACCATTTGCTGCAATCCAAGAACACAACGGAAGTATTTGCTGCTTCAAAACACATCTTAAAACCGAAGTCTACTTTACAAATTGAGAGCTTTACTTATAAACATGTTCCTAATTTTAGCAGAGGTGAAATTGAAAACACAAAAGCATTGTTCGGGTCATTGGAAAAGGTCAACGAAAGACCGGGTCTATTTCTTCCAGTGTTAAAACAGTTTCAAACAGATCACGAAATAAAGAGAATTATTGTTAGCTCCGACAACGCTATTTGGACAAGTAACTtgcaaacaatatttaaaactaagaTAAGTCATGGTTCTTTGAAAACCCTGTCCAaattacatgttaaaaacaCCAGCATAGCACTGACTGGGTCAGAAGATCTTTTATTTGACGGTAAATACAACCTTAGACGTGTATCAAATGGCActgaagaaataaaagaaacgCTCTTAAATGTGCATCCACATACAGTAACAGCATTTCATGTATCACATGCGAATGATATTTTAATAGCAGCATCTGGGAATACCGAGGCCTACTCAAATGATGGAAAAAGACTTCTCATTAGCATGGATCAGAATGGAAACCAAAAGAAAGTATATCAATGTGACAGAAATTTCAGACCATTATTTACTTGTATTATTAGCATATCAACAAATAGGGAAAATAACATTGGAATAGTGGACAATACTTCTGAAGACAATAGGGGCAGAGTTATGGTCATACAAGAGAACGGAGAACTAAGAAACGTTTACACCGGTCATAAGAATGACACACCATTTAAACCTTACACTATTGAAGTAACATTTTCTGGGAATTTTGTTGTCTTGGACTTAGTGAATCAAAACCTCCATATATTGAACCAAGAAGGACGCTTTATCACGTTTTGTGATATGGAGGATCTAAATGTTGGCTTTATTGGTGCTTTTTGCATTAGAGACAGCCTTTTGTATATCGGATGTAAAGCCAGAAAGAAAGATATAATACACACAGTAGATATCTCTGGCTggtaa